The Planctellipticum variicoloris DNA window CGGTCGCAAAGAGGTTTCCGCGCGCATCGCCTCGGTGGAAGCCGCCCACCAGGAAGCGACGGCGAACGTGGAGAAGTCCGAGGCCGACGCGGCCGCCATGCGGTCGCGTCTGGATGTCGCTCAGGCCGAGCATCGCCGCGTCGCCGTCCTGCTGGACTACACGACGCTGGTTGCGCCGTTTGATGGGATTGTCGTGGAGCGGAACGTTCATCCGGGGCACCTGGTGCAGGCCGGCGGCGGGGGGGGCGTCGCGCCGCTGCTGAAGGTGATGAGCATCGATCCCGTGCGAGTGTTCGTTGACGTTCCCGAGATCGATGCGGTCCATGTCGACAATGGAACGGTCGCCGAGATCCGCATTCCGTCGATGCCGGGCGAGCCATTGACCAGTGCGGTCACCCGCACGAGCTGGTCGCTCAATGCGGTCTCCCGGACGCTGACCGCCGAGATCGACGTCCCGAATCCGGACGCGCGCTGGAGGCCGGGCCAGTATGTGCAGGTCACACTCAATGTCGCCGAACTGACCGACGTTCTGAGCCTTCCGAAGACCGCCGTCGTCACGCAGGACAAGCAGACGTACTGCTTCTGCGTCGGCGCAGACGGCAAAGTTAGCCGCCGGGCGATCGCCCTCGGCCTGCAGGCGGGGAACGATTTCGAAATCCGCAGCGGCCTGACTGGCGATGAGGATGTGATCGCCGTGAATGCGAGTTCGTTTCGCGAAGGGCAGATCGTCGAGATCGCCAAACCCTGATCGACTTCGCGGCTGCGGTCGTCCGGCAGGCAGACTTTACGAAACCGGCAAAGTCGCCGGAATCGGCGCAATGCCTGCGAGCCCTACGCCGGG harbors:
- a CDS encoding efflux RND transporter periplasmic adaptor subunit codes for the protein MFPLTRLFGLAAVVVLLGFAAGCRPAGKSHLNDDVAGGPPAIRVVTVKPDRKPLVRTVELPGRVEAFEVAPLFAKLTGYVTRVPVDIGDRIRGPHGDEPGQPLCELLVPELKEELAEKTAKVAQARAEVRQSEAAIKVAEAAVRSAAALVNEAQAAVAREEARFARWQSEFSRVSQLAERGALTQKVADETREQLEAADAGRKEVSARIASVEAAHQEATANVEKSEADAAAMRSRLDVAQAEHRRVAVLLDYTTLVAPFDGIVVERNVHPGHLVQAGGGGGVAPLLKVMSIDPVRVFVDVPEIDAVHVDNGTVAEIRIPSMPGEPLTSAVTRTSWSLNAVSRTLTAEIDVPNPDARWRPGQYVQVTLNVAELTDVLSLPKTAVVTQDKQTYCFCVGADGKVSRRAIALGLQAGNDFEIRSGLTGDEDVIAVNASSFREGQIVEIAKP